The DNA sequence AGCAAAACACGCACAAGCTAAGCAGGTGGAAATCTGGATGGGCAACCGTGGTAGTAACTTTGAATTACGCATTGAGGATGATGGGATAGGAGCAGATGATAATGGTGCTAAACGTGGGAAGAAAGGTCAGGGATTGGCCAACCTCCGAATGAGAGCGCAACGCTTGGGTGCTGAGCTGACCATCCAAAATGGCAAGGGCTTTACGATTCACTTAAGAATGAAAAAATTTATCTAAAATGAAGATCATCTGCATTGGCCGCAATTACGCCGAGCATGCCAAAGAATTAAACAACCCGATACCTGCACAACCAGTTGTGTTTATGAAGCCAGCTTCGGCACTTTTGATCAACAGGAAGCCTTTTTATTTTCCTGAATTCACTAAGGATATTCATTACGAATTGGAGATCGTGTTGAAAATTGGTAAAAATGGCCGCCATGTTCAACCCGAATTTGCCCTCGATTATATCCAGGAAGTAGGCTTGGGCATCGATTTCACGGCGCGTGATTTGCAATCAGAACTGAAAGCCAAAGGGCAACCCTGGGAATTGGCAAAAGGATTTGACGGTTCGGCCGTTATCGGTGACTTCGTAGAACTGAACACGCTGCCGGGCTTGTCGAATATTGAGTTTTATCTTGAAAAAAATGGCCAAAAGGTGCAGCACGGCTACTCAAAAGATATGCTCTTTTCTTTTCAGGATATTATTTGCTTTGTTTCGCAATATTTCAAGCTGCAAATGGGCGATTACATCTACACAGGCACCCCCTCTGGCGTGGGGCCTATAGCTATCGGCGACGAGCTTCGAGGCGTTCTGATGACCAAGGATGGCCCCAAAGAGGTATTAGCCTGTGATATAAAATAGAACGGTATTAGTAGAGTTGTTCTGCTGGGACAAGTTTTGCTGCAAGCGAAAAATTTTATCCTGAGCTGCGTTAGATTTTTCGCCGAATTGCCCGCATTCGGCTGCAAAATCTGCCTTGCCCAGAATAAAATTTTAGCGCTTTCGCTAAAACAGCCCCCAGCAGAACAACTCTAGTGCTTTGGGCACTAAGGAGTGTTACTTGTATGTACCTCTAGTTTTTCCCGTTCTTCCGCCAACCAATCTTTGTAATTGGCAGAATAGGCCTTGTTACTGAGCCGGTCTTGCAGTTTTTGCATGCGGTGCTGCTGTTTTTCCGACTTCCAGTATTTGCTCTCATAACGTAAATCATACAACTGTTTGATCAACTTTAGAAAATTGAGGTAAGCGTTTTTCTTCAGGCTGCTCAGTTGTCGGTTGCGGGTCACAAATTGTCGCGTAGCAAAAATGAGGGCTTGAAAAGAAGCCGTTTCTTCCTTATGGTAGTAGATTTTTAATTGAATAGATTTTGCCCCGAGGTGGTAAAATGCATCTGTAAATTCTACCTGGTGTAAACCCTGTAGCGCTTTGTCATATTGAGCTTGCTCGTAGCGCAAGGCCGCCAGATTGTAATGATAAGCATTGTATTGGTCTTGAGGAGGGAGGAATGTACGGTAGGATTCCAGGAAATGCTCTGTCCATTCCCAGGCTTTTAAGCGACTACCAGAGGTGACGATATTGGTGTATGTCCACTGCGAAATCCGTTGGTCTCGCAAGAGTAACTGTTCGTCAAGCAGCTTTCGATAGATTGTCAGTACCTTTTGGTAATAATGGGTTTCCCCCATGTTTATTCTTTGTACACAATAATTGAGCAGGAAATTGTAAACCGTTCGCTTTTCTTCTGGTGGGAGTGCTTCGGGATATATCTCCAGTTGCTTTTCCATGTCAGAAAATGAATGGTCATCATCTTCAGACTGTAGTAAACGTGCAAGGGCTAGGTAGATATTTATAGCCGATTGGTATTGCATTTGCTGATCTACTGCAGCTGCCTTTTGAAAAACTTCTTTTAGGTAAGACAACTCGTACTGTCCCTGGACGATGTGCTGTCGACTGAGCATATTGCAATAATTGACCAGTTGTTCCAGGGTGTAGTATTGGTCCAGCAATTGACTTTTTCGCTGTAAAGCAGAGTTGTGCTTTCTTTTTGAAGCGAGTAGGCTAATCGTGTCTTCAAAACCTGCAATTTGATAGCGAATATTTAAAGAAGTCGCGCCTTCCTCGGGGAAGTCGGCCCATTTTTTTTGCCATTTTTTTAAAATCCGCTGAGCGGGAATGACCAAACCCAGGTCTAATAAGGCCTGTATTTGCAGCGGGTAGGCTATATCTTCGTTATTTTGGAGTTCATTGTGCGCCAAAAAGGCATAGGTGGCCTGTAGTAAATCTGATAAATAATTGTTCATTGTGCTGGCCCGATAAGGTTGGTCAGGGTGTAATTGCTGCCAAAGTGTTGCTTTATCCAGCAATTGATAACTTTCTCGCTGGAAGTATTCAAGTAGCAGAACACTGAGGTTTTGCAGATGCTTATTGGTGAGGTGATAGGGAGATTGGCAGTACGCAGACCAAGCTTTTAGCTGGGGCGGAGAAAATTTATGGAGAATTTGAGAAAGTAAATTGTTTTTCATCTATGATTATTAAAAATAAAACACTGTAAATGAAGTGTTTGTGTCTTTATTGTTGTTGTGTATGTTCTATATCTTGTGATAAATGTAGCATTTTTTTCTTCACTGTCGGTCTACATTTGTAATATCAATCTGAAAGCAGGTTGGTTGGCCATTGAATCGAAATTAAATGGCTACTTTATTAAACCAATAATCCCATAAAAATTTAAAGATGTTAAGACCACTGTTACTATTTGCACTCAGTCTATTTTCCTTTGTGCTCAAGGCGCAGGATACCGACTGTAGTTTTGGTTTAGTCTTGTCCTCGGTCGAAGCCGAACCCGGTGATACTGTGACCATCGACCTAACCACTCGTCAATTCGAAGCTATTGTTGCTTTCCAATTTCAGCAGCATTGGGACCCTCAGGAATTGAGTTTTGTCGAGATTGTTTACAATCCTGCGCTGCCTTTTACGGTTGCTAACTTCAATCTGCAACCGGAGCAATTGAACCAGGGCAAGCTGAATTTTCTACATCTACAACCTTCGTTAAATGGGCTCAGTTTACCCGATGGTGAAGTGCTTTACAGTTTACGAATGCGTGTAAATGCCACCACTTCCGCTTCCTTGAGCATTAGTAGTCCCGATGATTTTTTTGTAGAGATTGTCAAAGAAAATAACCAGATAGTAGAGAATTATTATTTCCTCCATTCTACCATTGAGGTAGGGGCGGCATCAGGTGTTTCTCCTGGTCTGGCCAGTGCCTGTATTCAAGGTCAAGCTTGTAACAATCCAGCACTGGGGAGTATTCATTTTTCTCCAAGTGGGGTGGCTCCCTTTACTTACCAATGGACCAATCCGCAGGGATTCAGTAGCACTACTGCTGCGATCACCGGGCTCAATAGCGGGGTGTATCACCTACAGATTAACGCCGCAAACGGAAAAGTATCCAACGGTGATTTCTACGTATCTACCAGCTCAGAAATGCAGCTTAGCCTTGATGTTGATGCTGACGAATGTGGGGGGGCACCCGATGGCGCAGTAAGCAGCACCGTCACTGGAGGCTCGGGCAATTACAGCTACGCCTGGAGCAATGGCAGCACCACGGCTAATTTATCCTCTTTGTCGAGTGGTACTTATAGTTTGACCGTTACCGACCTTGATCTGGGTTGTAGTGTAAGCGGTTCTGCTACGGTACAGAGCTTGAGTAATATTCAAGGATATTTTACAACTATTTTCCCTTCCTGTGAAAACAGTAGTGATGGCCTTCTGACCATAAATATAGATAATGGTAGTGGGGCAGGGCCTTTTTCCTACCTCTGGTCCAATGGAGCAACAACGGCTACAGCCAATAACCTCAG is a window from the Lewinella sp. LCG006 genome containing:
- a CDS encoding fumarylacetoacetate hydrolase family protein, which encodes MKIICIGRNYAEHAKELNNPIPAQPVVFMKPASALLINRKPFYFPEFTKDIHYELEIVLKIGKNGRHVQPEFALDYIQEVGLGIDFTARDLQSELKAKGQPWELAKGFDGSAVIGDFVELNTLPGLSNIEFYLEKNGQKVQHGYSKDMLFSFQDIICFVSQYFKLQMGDYIYTGTPSGVGPIAIGDELRGVLMTKDGPKEVLACDIK